The Methanoculleus marisnigri JR1 genome window below encodes:
- a CDS encoding PDDEXK family nuclease: MANFEREITYCINRFFTHRQIHGFAYRLKQSKFNTQYVDVLVDSLDPRYYLAIECKSISGKKLYFSQHFHSDKNNVHQVDAISDFIKKTGRRGFLAVEFRFGAGRAKEAYLMPWDVVLRYYGNVPGISIDDFRLCCALDRSGEEYDLPGLDTNQYPLSPPTDGEV; the protein is encoded by the coding sequence ATGGCAAACTTCGAACGGGAGATCACCTATTGCATCAACCGATTCTTCACTCACCGGCAGATTCACGGGTTCGCCTACCGGCTCAAGCAGAGCAAATTCAATACCCAGTACGTCGATGTCCTCGTGGACTCCCTCGACCCCCGCTACTACCTGGCCATCGAGTGCAAGTCGATATCGGGCAAGAAACTCTACTTCTCCCAGCACTTCCACTCCGACAAAAACAACGTCCACCAGGTCGACGCGATCAGCGACTTCATAAAAAAAACCGGTCGCCGGGGGTTCCTTGCCGTGGAGTTCCGGTTCGGTGCGGGGAGGGCGAAGGAGGCATACCTCATGCCCTGGGACGTGGTGCTCCGGTATTACGGCAACGTCCCCGGCATCTCGATAGACGATTTCCGGCTCTGCTGCGCGCTCGACCGCTCCGGTGAGGAGTACGACCTGCCGGGACTCGACACAAATCAATATCCTCTCTCACCGCCAACTGATGGAGAAGTATGA
- the cfbA gene encoding sirohydrochlorin nickelochelatase, with amino-acid sequence MALKGMLLVGHGSKLPYNKELIETTARLIAEKTGDYIIKPGFMSLNTPTVEEQLEAFRREDIEMLVVVPLFLAKGVHINQDIPELLGLPKGERCGTFQLNGKAVPLVYANPIGSDPLLAELMLKNASDAIAELKP; translated from the coding sequence ATGGCACTTAAAGGCATGTTACTGGTCGGACACGGGAGCAAGCTCCCCTACAATAAGGAACTTATCGAGACCACCGCCAGGCTCATCGCCGAAAAGACGGGCGATTACATCATAAAACCCGGATTCATGAGCCTCAACACCCCTACGGTGGAGGAGCAGCTCGAAGCGTTCCGGCGTGAGGATATCGAGATGCTGGTTGTCGTCCCGCTCTTCCTCGCAAAAGGCGTCCACATCAACCAGGACATTCCCGAACTCCTCGGCCTCCCGAAAGGAGAGCGGTGCGGAACGTTCCAGCTGAACGGAAAGGCGGTGCCGCTCGTCTACGCGAACCCCATCGGCAGCGACCCGCTCCTTGCCGAACTGATGCTGAAGAACGCGTCCGACGCGATCGCCGAACTGAAACCCTGA
- the cfbE gene encoding coenzyme F430 synthase: MRILVLDTIHGGAELAGALRGAGHQVDEVDVYRGLAGISIEEALVRTYDLVTAPVHLDPDHPLLRRHGPAVSHHEAVKRILDDDRLPHPFIEITGARGKTTTAHALAMLLPGPGILHTSTGTYRYPERELLWKKSITPASLIPAGREAERIGGWLVAEESLGVAAAGDVAVLTSPDDYPVAARKKHAIAEKCRLLSRARTVVLPPGIDLPGAVAADSMVSFEGQTCRYSGNGIAGSFENPLCTLPGYRMPLALATATACVLGVDPSPLGGFAALPGRMAARREGGILIVDNANSGTNMMNTIEAARYARELSGNAPLTIVIGEEGRAVCEGFSRNEILRTVSTVAPAETVYVGEGHPAATLEEGLDAAREITPTGAIVLAVKTWR, encoded by the coding sequence ATGCGAATCCTGGTGCTGGATACCATCCACGGCGGGGCGGAGCTCGCCGGGGCACTCCGTGGTGCCGGCCACCAGGTGGACGAGGTGGACGTCTACCGGGGGCTGGCCGGCATCTCCATCGAGGAGGCGCTCGTCCGGACCTACGATCTCGTCACCGCACCGGTCCATCTCGATCCCGATCACCCTCTTCTCCGGCGGCACGGCCCCGCAGTCTCGCACCATGAGGCGGTGAAGAGGATTCTCGACGACGACCGGCTCCCACACCCCTTCATCGAGATCACCGGAGCGCGGGGGAAGACCACGACCGCCCACGCCCTCGCAATGCTGCTGCCGGGGCCCGGAATCCTGCACACCTCGACCGGAACCTACCGCTACCCGGAGCGGGAACTGCTCTGGAAGAAGAGCATCACGCCTGCCTCCCTCATCCCGGCGGGGCGCGAGGCCGAACGGATCGGCGGCTGGCTGGTCGCCGAGGAGTCGCTCGGAGTCGCCGCCGCCGGGGACGTGGCGGTGCTGACCTCGCCGGACGACTATCCGGTCGCGGCGAGAAAGAAGCACGCGATCGCGGAGAAGTGCCGGCTGCTCTCCCGGGCGCGGACGGTCGTGCTCCCGCCGGGGATCGACCTCCCCGGAGCGGTCGCGGCCGACAGTATGGTATCCTTCGAGGGGCAGACCTGCCGCTACTCCGGGAACGGGATCGCCGGATCGTTTGAGAACCCGCTCTGCACCCTTCCGGGCTACCGGATGCCGCTCGCGCTCGCGACCGCGACCGCATGCGTGCTCGGGGTCGACCCTTCCCCGCTCGGGGGGTTTGCCGCCCTGCCCGGCCGGATGGCGGCCCGGCGGGAGGGAGGTATCCTGATCGTCGACAATGCAAACAGCGGGACGAACATGATGAACACCATTGAAGCCGCCCGCTACGCAAGGGAACTCTCCGGGAACGCACCCCTGACCATAGTCATCGGCGAGGAGGGCAGGGCGGTCTGCGAGGGGTTCTCCAGGAACGAGATCCTGCGGACGGTATCGACCGTCGCTCCTGCGGAGACGGTCTACGTCGGGGAAGGGCACCCAGCGGCGACGCTTGAGGAGGGGCTCGATGCCGCCAGAGAGATCACCCCGACGGGCGCGATCGTCCTCGCGGTAAAGACGTGGAGATAA